From the Oncorhynchus nerka isolate Pitt River linkage group LG20, Oner_Uvic_2.0, whole genome shotgun sequence genome, one window contains:
- the LOC115103342 gene encoding uncharacterized protein LOC115103342: MAREGRPFSLIYTGILLVLSPEFLGAGPVRQNVEEEEASSLSRDVRSKRSLPVHMPVLQRLPDFWGWYRFFMDTGNQEGIEDLDKMYMIYLQNKHRSEEGPTFNHYLTHLSAIYKTCAESDDPECIAESTSKPKAKVLMPSPIKTATVGTCNPYIDPYCLFPMAPKMAAPKLPLTPAPAPVKAAPVPVLTPFLPYPQKTPTGFYYTPVLEPFLTAEQNTELLHICNPDDTECLQYHLRAAYGYRPATGPAPSYAALGCNPTKDPYCRPQLVKKGPSGFFHLYPTCDPATEPLCMASVATPPPASLETPKEQHCNPLFDKGCNPLTATKLSGPTKPVLEYTPKDIPAPAPAPLACDPRYDPYCLLGAAAALYKAPPALPQFQIRSRLGILGKTKEGHDCYVHYDKDCTPVKASDEPKAPAVPQCHPYDFTCNGMSAPATLTAEANKPNSGVILPDPDCDPEYDYNCRLRRAEDSPAAMESATKEPKEEQVQQKAGPGYAVPQFEDFLRSYMAMGQYRKKYI, translated from the exons ATGGCACGGGAAGGAAGACCGTTTTCCCTGATCTACACTGGAATCCTCCTAGTGTTATCACCAG AGTTTCTGGGGGCCGGCCCGGTGAGGcagaatgtggaggaggaggagg CATCTTCATTATCCAGGGATGTCCGCAGCAAGCGGAGTCTTCCGGTTCACATGCCCGTCCTCCAGCGGCTCCCTGACTTCTGGGGATGGTACAGATTCTTCATGGATACTGGCAACCAGGAAGGA ATCGAGGATCTGGACAAGATGTACATGATCTACCTGCAGAACAAGCACCGCTCCGAGGAGGGTCCCACCTTCAACCACTACCTCACCCACCTCAGTGCTATCTACAAGACCTGCGCCGAATCCGACGACCCAGAGTGCATCGCCGAGTCCACCAGCAAGCCCAAGGCCAAGGTGTTGATGCCCTCGCCCATCAAGACCGCCACAGTCGGAACGTGCAACCCTTATATCGACCCCTACTGCCTCTTCCCCATGGCCCCTAAGATGGCTGCCCCAAAGCTTCCTCTGACTCCAGCCCCGGCTCCGGTCAAAGCTGCCCCAgtgcctgtcctgaccccctTCCTGCCGTACCCTCAGAAAACCCCCACAGGGTTCTACTACACCCCAGTCCTGGAGCCCTTCCTCACCGCTGAGCAGAATACAGAGCTGCTGCATATCTGTAACCCTGACGACACAGAGTGTCTGCAGTACCACCTGCGCGCCGCCTACGGCTACAGGCCCGCTACTGGACCCGCCCCGTCCTATGCTGCCCTGGGCTGCAATCCCACCAAGGACCCCTACTGCCGGCCTCAGCTGGTGAAGAAGGGCCCCTCCGGCTTCTTCCACCTGTACCCCACCTGCGACCCGGCCACCGAACCCCTGTGCATGGCTAGCGTAGCGACCCCTCCTCCCGCTTCCCTGGAGACCCCCAAGGAGCAGCACTGCAACCCCCTCTTCGACAAGGGCTGCAACCCGCTCACCGCCACCAAGCTGTCGGGCCCCACCAAGCCCGTCCTGGAGTACACGCCAAAAGACATACCGGCACCAGCCCCCGCCCCTTTGGCGTGTGACCCGCGCTACGACCCATACTGCCTGCTTGGTGCTGCCGCCGCCCTCTATAAGGCCCCCCCAGCGCTGCCTCAGTTCCAGATCCGCTCCCGCCTGGGCATCCTCGGGAAGACCAAGGAGGGCCATGACTGCTACGTGCACTACGACAAGGACTGCACGCCTGTGAAGGCCAGCGACGAACCCAAGGCCCCCGCCGTACCCCAGTGCCACCCCTACGACTTCACCTGCAACGGCATGTCCGCCCCCGCTACCCTCACCGCTGAGGCCAACAAGCCCAATAGCGGTGTGATCTTGCCTGATCCCGACTGCGACCCTGAATACGACTACAACTGCCGCCTTCGTCGCGCCGAGGACTCCCCCGCTGCGATGGAATCCGCGACCAAGGAGCCCAAGGAGGAGCAGGTGCAGCAGAAGGCAGGGCCCGGGTACGCTGTCCCACAGTTCGAAGACTTCCTGAGGAGTTACATGGCCATGGGTCAGTACAGGAagaagtacatttaa